The following is a genomic window from Hymenobacter sp. APR13.
TCGTTGAATTCATGCAGGCGAAGCGGTAGAGATGCTTCGGCAAGCTCAGCATGACACGCACATCCGTTTTGCCTGACTACAGCGCGTAGCGCAGCCCGAACTGGAACTGGCGCGGGGCGCTGGCGTTGCGGCGCACGATGCCCGAGCCAGCCGCGCCCACCTGAATCTGGTTGCTTTGGGTGGCGTTGTTGGCGTAGCCGCTCAGGTTCTGGGTGTTGAGCACGTTGAACACGTCGGCGGTCAGCTCCAGGCGGCTGGTTTTCTCGCCGAAGTGCAGCGAGTACTGCGCGCCCACGTCAAACGTCTTCGACCAGGGCAGACGGTCGGAGTTGCGGCCTTCGCCGGGGAAACGGTCGGCGTTGCCCTGGTAGGCAGTGCTGAACGAGCTGCCGTCGCCGTTCAGGTCGTTGGTGAGCACCACCGGGTTGCTGCCCGGCACCGGGTAGCCGCCCGTCACGCGGTTTACGGGCTGGCCGCTTTGCAGCAGCGAGGCCACCGTGAGGCGCAGCGCCCGCACCGGGTAGTAGCTGCCGATGGCGTTGATGACGTGCGTACGGTCATTGATGGAGTTGGCGAATTCCTGGCCGTAGTTGTTGGCGTCGGCGGCGCGGAAGTTCACGTCCTCGGTGTCGTTTTTCAGGTTCGACAGCGTGTAGGACACGCGGTAGCCGTACTTGTCTTCGGCGGCATCCTTCTGCAGGTTGAAGCTGGCGCCCATGTAGCGCGAGCGGCCTTCCGACTCGGTCATCACCACGTTGCGGGCCACGCCCGTTACGCGCTGGCCGCCAATCAGGGCGCTGCCGTCGGCCAGAATAGGCACGGGACGGGTGGCGTTGGCCTGGGTTTCGGTGCGCACGGTCACGTTGTTGGGGTCGGTCTGCGGGTACTCCGATACGCTGTTGACGTTGCGCAGGCGGAACAGGTCGTAGCTGCGGTTGTACACCAGATCCACGAAAAACAGGGTCTTGGTGTTCACCTGATACTGGTAGCCCAGCGTGCTCTGGTGCGAATACGGGTTCTGGTAGCCGTTGGGGTTGAGAATGCGCCGCTCCCCGCTCGAAACGCCGGCCCGCTGGCCTTGTAGCGTAGAGCCCGAAGGGCCCTGCAGATACGTTACGCCGGCCACGCTGCCGCTCTGGTTGCCATCGAACGTAATCCGGTCGAAGTTGGTGCTGGCAGGCAGCGCGCCCACCCGCACCAACTCGCGCAGCTGGGTTTTGTAGTCGGCGGAGGTGGTGTTTTGCTGCAGCGCGTCGCTGTACACGGTGTACAGGATCTTGTCGTAGAACAGGCCGTAGCCGCCGCGCAGGCTGCTGCGGTCCGTGAGCTGCAGGTTGAAGTTAGCGCGCGGGGCCACGTTGTTCCGGTCGCCGTTGGCGGCGCCGCCCTTCGAGAGGTTGTCGTAGTCGTAGCGCACGCCCAGCGTCACGTTCAGGCGGTCCGTCACGGCATACAGGTCTTCCACGTAGATATTGTACAGGTTCTGCGTGGTGCCGAACGAGGCCGGCCGTAATTCCACGCTGTAGTTGTTTACCTGCACGTTGGCCGGAATGTCGTTGATGCCCAGGCCGGGCCCGAGGTTGCGGGCCCGCAGCGCATCAAGCTGGGCCTGCGTGAGCTGCACGGTGTAGCTGCCGTTAGGGTTGCCGCCGCCGAACAGCGAGTGCTCAGTGCTGATAACCCCGAAGCCGCCCTTGAAGGTGTTGCGGCCGCGCAGCAGCGTGAATTTCTGCTGGGCCTGCCAGGTGCTCTGGTGCGAATCGAACAAGTAGCCGGGGTGGCCTAGCACCGCCAGCACCTGCCGTGTTGGGCCCAGTACTGTCACGTCGGGGCTGTCGGGGTTGTCGGCGCTGGCGTAGTTCCAGCGGAAGCGGGCGTACTGCACATCGGTCTGCGAGGTGAAGTTGTTGCCCACGTACACGTTCTGCGAGGCGATGTTGATAGAGTTGCGGTCCTGGCGGTTGCCAGTCGACGGGAAGGCTATGCCGCCGTCGAGGCCGCCGCCCTGGCGCTCAATGTTCACGAGGCCCACGTTGGCCCGCAGCGACGAGCGGAACCGCTCGGTCCAGCGCTGGTCGAGCTTGCCGGAGAGGTAGGTGAAGCGGTTCTGGCCGCGCACGGTGGCCGCCACGCCCAGGTCGGGCGAGGTCAGCACGTTGTCCTTGAAGTCGAAGGTCTGCTCGGCGTTCAGGTAGAAGAACGTCTTGTCCTTCACCAGCGCCCCACCCACGCCAAAGCCGAATTGCTGGCGCTGGAAGCCGCCTTTCACCTGGTTGCCCGACAGGTCGCGCTGCGCAAAATCGGTCTTGCCGTCGATGCTCGGGCCGGGCCGGGTCAGGTAGAAGGCCTCGGCCGTCAGGTCGTTGGAGCCGGATTTGGTGGTGATGTTGACGATGCCGTTGGCCGAGTTGCCGAACTCGGTGCTGAAGTTGTTGGTCAGTACGTTCAGGTTCTGGGCGAAGCCCACCGGCATGGCAAAGCGCTGCCCGCCCAGGAAGTTCTCGTTGTTGTCGAGGCCGTCGATCAGGTAGTTGGTGTAGAGGCCGTTGGCGCCGTTGATGCTCACGTTGGGTGCTTCCGCGAAAAAGCCCGTGGCCTGCGTCACGTTGGGCAGGCGGTAGAGGGCGCGCGTGATGTCGCGGGCCTCAATGGGAATCTCGCGCAGCTCCCGCGCCGACAGCTGCGAGGCTACCTCGGCGTTCTGGGTGTTGAGGGTGGTGGCGTTGTTGGGGGCCCGCACCGTCACGCCTGTCAGGGTTTGGGCGCTGGCCAGCGGCAGCACCAGCGTCACGCTGGGGCTGGAGTTGGCGCGCAGCGTAAGGCCCGTTTCGCGCACGGCCTGAAACCGGTCCGATACCTCGGTGCTCACGGTGTAGGTGCCAGCCGTGCTCAGCCCCCGGAAGCGAGTCTGGCCCTGGGCGTTGGTGGTTTGCTGGGCGCTGAAGCCCACGGCGGCGTTATCGAGGTGTACCAGCTGGCCCGCCACGGGCTTGCGCGTCGAGACGTCCACGATGGACACCACCAGATCAACCGACTGCGCCAGGGCACCGGAAACCGGCCCGCCCAGCAGCAGGAAAAGCAACACATAGAAAAGATTTTTCATCTACGAAGTCAACAATCTGAAAAACAAAACCCAGCCGCACCAACCGCCGCAAGACGCCCCGTGCAGGGCGCTTGCAGCTGGCTGGCCGGCAACTTTCGGCTGCTTTCAGAGAGTTGGTGGGCCGCGCTGCGGCAGCATGGCCGCTGCAGCCAGTAGGCTCGGCCGAAGCCGGAGCACGGGCCGCAGCGGCTGCTCGGCGGCCAGAATAGTGTGCAGACGGCTGCGGAAAGAACCGGCAGGTAGCCAAGCTAGCAGGCCGGCAAAATCGTGGGCCGTGTCTACATCGGCGAGGGGGCGCAGGGTGGCCACGGCCGCGCCGGCCCGGTGCAGGCAGCGGCGCAGCGCGTGCCCCAGGGCGGCCGTCTGCCAGGGCAGCGCAACCCAGGCTTCGGCCTCGAAAAAGCGGCGGTGCAGCCCCAGCAGGTACACGCCCCCATCGAGGGCGGGGCCCAGCACGGCGTCGGTGGTGTGCAGGGCGCGCACAGCCTGCCGTACCAGGGCGGGCGTCAGCTGCGGGCAGTCGTTGCCGATAACCACCAGCTGCTCGTAGCCCAGTTCAAACCCATACGCCAGCGCCGACGCCAGCCGCTGCCCGAAGGTGCGCCCGCTTTGCTCGCCCGACTCCACGCACACAAAATCAACGCCTGCCTGCCGGGCCGTGGCGCTGGCGCGCGCAATCAGCTGCGCCGCAATGGCCGCCGCCGTCCGTCGCCCCCGTCCAAACGATTTGTGCGCGGCTTCCTCACCCGCCGGGCGGGTGAAAAGCAGAATGGCGGCACGGGCGGGCGTAGCGGGCAAGAGAAACAAGTAGTAGTGTGGGTAGTAAAGCGGGGCGGGGTACTGGCAAGTTAGGCGGTAGCCGGCAGTCAGCGGCAGCCAAGGCCGGGTGGCCTGTTTGCTGACGCACGTACGCAGCCGGCGGCCGGTTCGGTTTAGTTGCTCACTCGTAGAAATTGCGCATCCGGCGCATCGTGGTGAGCACCACCCAGTCGCCGAGGCGGGGCGCGTAGGTGTGCACGATGGCAATCAGCCAGCCCAGCGCCGAAATAACGGTGCGCTGCCGCCGTCGCCGGATGTGTCGAACGATGATGGCCGCCACTTCGGCCTGGGTTTTCTGCCAGCGTGGCGGGCGGTGCGCAATGGGCACTGGCTGGCCCTGGGCGTCGAGTACGCGCTTGTCGTCGTCGTTTTGGGTGAAGCCGATGTGCACCACGCCGAAGTGCACGCCGGTGCCGTCCAGCTCCAGGCGCAGGGTGTGGGCCAGGTTAGTGAGGGCCGCTTTGCCGGCGCAGTAGGCCGAGCCGCTGGGCATGCCGTTCAGGGCCGAAATCGAGGAAATAAACGTGACGCTGCCGCGGCTGGCGAGCAGGTGCGGCAGGGCGGCTTTCAGCGGAAATACGGCCCCGTACACGTTGCTGTCGAGCACCTGCCGGAACACGTCGGGCTGCATGTCGGCGAAGTAGGCGCGCTGCGAGATGCTGGCATTGGCCACCAGGATATCCAGCCGGCCAAACTCCCGGATAGCCGTAGCCACCAGCGTTTCGCAGGCGGCGTAGTCGGTTACGTCAGCCACGCAGGTGGCCACCAGGTAGCCGGCGGCGGCCAGCTGCTGGCGTGTGAGTTCCAGGCGCTCGGCCTGGCGCCCGTTGAGCACCACGGCGGCTCCGGCGGCGCACAAGGCCCGCGCCGTTTCGCGCCCGATGCCCGACTCCGAGCCCGTGACGATGGCCACCCGGCCCGCAAACTGCCCGGTGCGCGGCAGCGGCAGCGGCTGGGGCAGCTGCGGCAGTGCGGCGGCAAGCGATGGGGAAGGAATAGGTGGTAAGTCGGCAGAAGCCGGTTGAGAATCAAACATACTGATGGGCTTTAAACCACGCGAAGGCCTCGGCGGCGGCCTGCCCGATAGGCGTTTGCGGCAGCGCCAACTCGTGCCGGGCTTTCTGCACGCTGAAATAATGACCGTCGTTGGCGACGGCGGCCATGGCGGCATTGAGCTGGCCCGGCCGGCCCGTAAGGCGCGCCTGCATTTCGGCAAACGCCCCATACAGGCGCGCCAGCCCGCCCGGAATGGGCCAGCGCGGCGGTGCCACGCCCAGCACGCCGGCCAGCTGCCGGAAGGCGTCGCGGTAGCTCAGGTTTTCGTTGCCGAGAATGTAGGATTCGCCTATGCGGCCCATGGTCAGGGCATTGATGGTGGCCACGGCCACGTCGTGGACGTGCACGTAGTTTTTGCCGCCGGGCGGATAGCCGGGCAGCCGGCCACGGTACAGCTCCAGCAGCAGGGCGTTGGAGGTGGGCCGGGCGTCCTGCGGGCCCAGCATGAAAGTGGGGTGCACCAGCACGGCCGGCAGCTGCCACTCGGCCACGGCGCGCAGCACCCGGTCGGTGGCGGCGCGCTTGCTGTCCATGTAGTCGAGGCCGTAGCGGGCGCCGGCGTAGGGGCGCGTTTCGTCGCCGGGGTCGGTTAGGGTTCCGAAGCCGAAGACGTTGGCTGTGCCTACGTACACGAAGCGCGCCACCCCGGCCTGCCGGGCCAGGTCCAGCATAGCGGCCGTGCCGGCGTCGTTCACGGCCCACACGGCGGGGTTGCGGGCGGGGTTCACCTGGGCCAGGGCTGCGGCGTGCACGATGGCCGCGCAGCCATCGGCGAGGCCGGCGAGGGTGGCGGGCTGGGTGAGGTCGGCGAAGCGGTAGTCCACGGCCCAGGCGGCCGGGAAGGGCGGGGGCGTGCCGGGCCGCACCAGCGCCCGCACGGGCAGGCCGCGCCGGTGTAGCTCGGCCACCAGGTGGCG
Proteins encoded in this region:
- a CDS encoding SDR family oxidoreductase — translated: MFDSQPASADLPPIPSPSLAAALPQLPQPLPLPRTGQFAGRVAIVTGSESGIGRETARALCAAGAAVVLNGRQAERLELTRQQLAAAGYLVATCVADVTDYAACETLVATAIREFGRLDILVANASISQRAYFADMQPDVFRQVLDSNVYGAVFPLKAALPHLLASRGSVTFISSISALNGMPSGSAYCAGKAALTNLAHTLRLELDGTGVHFGVVHIGFTQNDDDKRVLDAQGQPVPIAHRPPRWQKTQAEVAAIIVRHIRRRRQRTVISALGWLIAIVHTYAPRLGDWVVLTTMRRMRNFYE
- a CDS encoding NAD-dependent epimerase/dehydratase family protein, with translation MPAPVLVTGANGFLGRHLVAELHRRGLPVRALVRPGTPPPFPAAWAVDYRFADLTQPATLAGLADGCAAIVHAAALAQVNPARNPAVWAVNDAGTAAMLDLARQAGVARFVYVGTANVFGFGTLTDPGDETRPYAGARYGLDYMDSKRAATDRVLRAVAEWQLPAVLVHPTFMLGPQDARPTSNALLLELYRGRLPGYPPGGKNYVHVHDVAVATINALTMGRIGESYILGNENLSYRDAFRQLAGVLGVAPPRWPIPGGLARLYGAFAEMQARLTGRPGQLNAAMAAVANDGHYFSVQKARHELALPQTPIGQAAAEAFAWFKAHQYV
- a CDS encoding TonB-dependent receptor, whose protein sequence is MKNLFYVLLFLLLGGPVSGALAQSVDLVVSIVDVSTRKPVAGQLVHLDNAAVGFSAQQTTNAQGQTRFRGLSTAGTYTVSTEVSDRFQAVRETGLTLRANSSPSVTLVLPLASAQTLTGVTVRAPNNATTLNTQNAEVASQLSARELREIPIEARDITRALYRLPNVTQATGFFAEAPNVSINGANGLYTNYLIDGLDNNENFLGGQRFAMPVGFAQNLNVLTNNFSTEFGNSANGIVNITTKSGSNDLTAEAFYLTRPGPSIDGKTDFAQRDLSGNQVKGGFQRQQFGFGVGGALVKDKTFFYLNAEQTFDFKDNVLTSPDLGVAATVRGQNRFTYLSGKLDQRWTERFRSSLRANVGLVNIERQGGGLDGGIAFPSTGNRQDRNSINIASQNVYVGNNFTSQTDVQYARFRWNYASADNPDSPDVTVLGPTRQVLAVLGHPGYLFDSHQSTWQAQQKFTLLRGRNTFKGGFGVISTEHSLFGGGNPNGSYTVQLTQAQLDALRARNLGPGLGINDIPANVQVNNYSVELRPASFGTTQNLYNIYVEDLYAVTDRLNVTLGVRYDYDNLSKGGAANGDRNNVAPRANFNLQLTDRSSLRGGYGLFYDKILYTVYSDALQQNTTSADYKTQLRELVRVGALPASTNFDRITFDGNQSGSVAGVTYLQGPSGSTLQGQRAGVSSGERRILNPNGYQNPYSHQSTLGYQYQVNTKTLFFVDLVYNRSYDLFRLRNVNSVSEYPQTDPNNVTVRTETQANATRPVPILADGSALIGGQRVTGVARNVVMTESEGRSRYMGASFNLQKDAAEDKYGYRVSYTLSNLKNDTEDVNFRAADANNYGQEFANSINDRTHVINAIGSYYPVRALRLTVASLLQSGQPVNRVTGGYPVPGSNPVVLTNDLNGDGSSFSTAYQGNADRFPGEGRNSDRLPWSKTFDVGAQYSLHFGEKTSRLELTADVFNVLNTQNLSGYANNATQSNQIQVGAAGSGIVRRNASAPRQFQFGLRYAL
- a CDS encoding DUF2064 domain-containing protein, with product MPATPARAAILLFTRPAGEEAAHKSFGRGRRTAAAIAAQLIARASATARQAGVDFVCVESGEQSGRTFGQRLASALAYGFELGYEQLVVIGNDCPQLTPALVRQAVRALHTTDAVLGPALDGGVYLLGLHRRFFEAEAWVALPWQTAALGHALRRCLHRAGAAVATLRPLADVDTAHDFAGLLAWLPAGSFRSRLHTILAAEQPLRPVLRLRPSLLAAAAMLPQRGPPTL